One genomic segment of Vespa crabro chromosome 3, iyVesCrab1.2, whole genome shotgun sequence includes these proteins:
- the LOC124423193 gene encoding cytoplasmic dynein 2 intermediate chain 2-like isoform X1 — MFRNKSFDAVGFESQVSVAKPEVSENVQTTEIVYSSNQVQTTERKNAETQTVQEQTKTPNIDYNKLANFLKRVTPSVLEALDEIHNTNAFENYDTETTKSTSINLQLLKRLNTVEESDKQTKISDLSWSIAGGTLVVSHSVVYHETWCDHLSKIQLYSLSREDKLSDISNKTLEVNSCVTVLSYHPEEPSILAAGLFNGDVLVWNLRNDDSVTPIQVYSHGDTVSQIYWKPRTVNDVSILVSSSKDGYIIVNKLMANFTTTRLHKRFKIIKEHNPIENSRPRSAGGTRERAVEAGLCITSFDFSWKDSNIFIVGTLCGGIYKCSLDRMSFIEGDESLSDPVIDEYDRHEGSITCVKCSPNRNLFVTCGTYKDIRIYDLDQNVSQQSISLENTVIGLTWIIGNPDIFATFGAGNVIKFYNVTNGKAVTNIKVEVISEASISNISLNSKRDILGIGDVQGHLEIWKVPRQLF; from the exons ATGTTCAGAAATAAATCGTTTGACGCTGTAGGTTTTGAATCTCAAGTATCAGTTGCAAA accAGAGGTATCTGAAAATGTACAGACCACAGAAATCGTATATTCTTCAAATCAAGTTCAAactacagaaagaaaaaatgcagaA ACTCAAACTGTACAAGAACAGACAAAGACGCCTAacattgattataataaattagcaaattttttaaaaagagtTACACCAAGTGTATTAGAAGCCTTGGATGAAATTCACAATACCAATGCTTTTGAAAATTACGATACTGAAACAACAAAGAGTACATCTATTAATTTGCAACTGTTAAAAAGATTAAACACTGTAGAGGAATCAGATAAACAG ACAAAAATAAGTGATTTATCATGGAGTATCGCAGGTGGAACATTAGTTGTATCTCATAGCGTTGTATACCATGAAACTTGGTGTGATCATCTTTCAAAAATACAATTGTACAGTCTATCGAGAGAAGACAAGCTTTCAGATATTTCTAACAAAACTTTGGAAGTAAATTCTTGCGTTACAGTATTGTCTTATCATCCCGAGGAACCTTCAATTTTAGCAGCAGGCTTATTTAATG gaGATGTATTAGTTTGGAATCTTAGAAATGATGATTCAGTCACGCCAATACAAGTTTATTCTCATGGTGACACTGTCTCTCAAATATATTGGAAACCAAGAACAGTAAATGATGTATCTATTTTAGTGAGCTCGAGTAAAGACGGATATATCATAGTTAACAAATTAATGGCTAATTTTACGACGACTCGTTTACACAAAAG attcaaaataataaaagaacataATCCAATAGAGAATTCACGACCACGAAGCGCAGGTGGCACACGCGAACGTGCAGTAGAAGCTGGATTATGTATTACCAGCTTTGATTTTTCATGGAAagattctaatatttttattgtaggaACATTATGTGGtggaatatataaatgttctcTCGATCGCATGTCTTTTATTGAAG gaGACGAAAGTCTTTCAGATCCAGTAATAGATGAGTATGACAGACACGAAGGAAGTATAACGTGTGTTAAATGTTCGCCAAATCGTAATTTATTCGTTACTTGTGGGACTTATAAAGacattcgtatatacgatttggaTCAG AATGTTAGTCAACAATCAATTTCGTTGGAAAATACCGTTATAGGTTTAACGTGGATAATAGGAAATCCGGATATATTTGCAACGTTCGGTGCTGgcaatgtaattaaattttataatgtaacCAATGGTAAAGCTGTGACAAACATAAAAGTTGAAGTAATTAGCGAAGCGAGTATCAGTAATATATCTCTCAATTCTAAAAG AGACATCTTAGGTATTGGTGACGTACAGGGACATTTAGAAATTTGGAAAGTTCCTCGGCAATTGTTctga
- the LOC124423193 gene encoding cytoplasmic dynein 2 intermediate chain 2-like isoform X2 produces MFRNKSFDAVGFESQVSVAKPEVSENVQTTEIVYSSNQVQTTERKNAETQTVQEQTKTPNIDYNKLANFLKRVTPSVLEALDEIHNTNAFENYDTETTKSTSINLQLLKRLNTVEESDKQTKISDLSWSIAGGTLVVSHSVVYHETWCDHLSKIQLYSLSREDKLSDISNKTLEVNSCVTVLSYHPEEPSILAAGLFNGDVLVWNLRNDDSVTPIQVYSHGDTVSQIYWKPRTVNDVSILVSSSKDGYIIVNKLMANFTTTRLHKRFKIIKEHNPIENSRPRSAGGTRERAVEAGLCITSFDFSWKDSNIFIVGTLCGGIYKCSLDRMSFIEGDESLSDPVIDEYDRHEGSITCVKCSPNRNLFVTCGTYKDIRIYDLDQVNFQQIKFQEQL; encoded by the exons ATGTTCAGAAATAAATCGTTTGACGCTGTAGGTTTTGAATCTCAAGTATCAGTTGCAAA accAGAGGTATCTGAAAATGTACAGACCACAGAAATCGTATATTCTTCAAATCAAGTTCAAactacagaaagaaaaaatgcagaA ACTCAAACTGTACAAGAACAGACAAAGACGCCTAacattgattataataaattagcaaattttttaaaaagagtTACACCAAGTGTATTAGAAGCCTTGGATGAAATTCACAATACCAATGCTTTTGAAAATTACGATACTGAAACAACAAAGAGTACATCTATTAATTTGCAACTGTTAAAAAGATTAAACACTGTAGAGGAATCAGATAAACAG ACAAAAATAAGTGATTTATCATGGAGTATCGCAGGTGGAACATTAGTTGTATCTCATAGCGTTGTATACCATGAAACTTGGTGTGATCATCTTTCAAAAATACAATTGTACAGTCTATCGAGAGAAGACAAGCTTTCAGATATTTCTAACAAAACTTTGGAAGTAAATTCTTGCGTTACAGTATTGTCTTATCATCCCGAGGAACCTTCAATTTTAGCAGCAGGCTTATTTAATG gaGATGTATTAGTTTGGAATCTTAGAAATGATGATTCAGTCACGCCAATACAAGTTTATTCTCATGGTGACACTGTCTCTCAAATATATTGGAAACCAAGAACAGTAAATGATGTATCTATTTTAGTGAGCTCGAGTAAAGACGGATATATCATAGTTAACAAATTAATGGCTAATTTTACGACGACTCGTTTACACAAAAG attcaaaataataaaagaacataATCCAATAGAGAATTCACGACCACGAAGCGCAGGTGGCACACGCGAACGTGCAGTAGAAGCTGGATTATGTATTACCAGCTTTGATTTTTCATGGAAagattctaatatttttattgtaggaACATTATGTGGtggaatatataaatgttctcTCGATCGCATGTCTTTTATTGAAG gaGACGAAAGTCTTTCAGATCCAGTAATAGATGAGTATGACAGACACGAAGGAAGTATAACGTGTGTTAAATGTTCGCCAAATCGTAATTTATTCGTTACTTGTGGGACTTATAAAGacattcgtatatacgatttggaTCAGGTAAACTTCCAACAGATAAAATTTCAAGAACAACTGTAA